The genomic stretch AGTATCTATGCATGATTGCCATGCCAATTCCCGGACGACAAATTTGGTTAATCGAATCTCTTACATCACATCCGTTGGTTAGCCCTAATCGCGACGAGATGCGTGCAGTATCAAAAAGAGAAGTGGTGGGGATCCCGTACAACAAGCGGAGGGGAAGTCTAGTGGTTTATGCTCACACGGAATCCAGTCCCGGAAGGAGGCCCGACGTCCATCGGGTGCAATGGTCACTGCAAGTGACGATCGTACAATTCGGATCGACGTCCCTTGATTCCGGGCCGCTACCCATTTAACCCCGTAGCTCGTCTCCGCGATTCGCTTCTTCCCCTTCGACGGACCTGACCCGAGCCGACAGGACGCTTCCCCCCCTCTCCTCTCCAGTCGCCGATCCCATCCTTTCGCCGGCGCCCGACGCCCCATGGCGCGCGCGAGGGATCGGGTCGCGCCCCTCTCCTTCCTCCCCGGCCTCCTCTTCCTCGCGTCCCTCGCTGCGGGCGATGGATCACCGGAGCCCTTCCTCCAGACCCTCACCGGAGGTGGCGTGCCCTCggcgatggtgctgcctctcgtccTCTCTTACGCTAATTCCAGTCGCAGGTCCAACGTAGGCAGGCGTTTCGGCCGCCGGCAGCTCCAGAGGGAGGACCCCTCCACCGCCACCGCTCGCATGCGGCTCTACGATGATCTCCTCACCAACGGGTGAGGATTCCTCGATTCCTTGGAAAAGATATCGCAAATTTTGCTTTTATGGTCTCTCAAtcgtttctttgctttttttcTTTCTCGTTCAGATATTACACGACGCGCCTCTATATCGGAACGCCACCTCAAAAATTCGCACTGATCGTTGATTCGGGGAGCACGGTCACGTACGTTCCTTGCTCCTCTTGTGAGCAATGTGGCAATCATCAGGTAAGCAACTTCTACAGTCCCTTTGATTGGAAATAAACGGatattccctcttcttcttttttgtttgatCGGTTATGAGGGTTTCCTTCTTATGCGAGTTATGTATATCAACCAAACATCTTTTTTCCCCTCCTTTTTCTGGTTGATTTAAGTTTTACAACTTGCAATTTATTGGATGGTTTGATCACTTTTGAAAATATTGAATTCTACATTTACTAGATTTCATCCCAAGGGTTTATTGTAGATGTCAGTTTGCCAAAAGTCAGCTTTTGGGTAGAACTATCCATGCTTGTATTTCCATGGCCAAAGTTGGGTTCAAATCCGAGGTAGACTGTAGTTCAATGTGCTCTGTTGTTCTGAAAACATTCCAGCTAGAATGGCCTTCTTTTTTTCTGAAAAAGTGAACTTGAAGGAGAAAATTTAGATGAGCTAATATATTATCTATGGGTAGTTACATTTGTTCCTTCTTAACTCTGTTATGTAAAACCAAGAATTACAAAGTTAACTCTCTTTAACCTTGTACCAAATGTTAACTTAGTGATTGTCTTTACAGAGACAGTGCCCTGGAACTTCTCACTTGCGTGAGTTGAAGTGCCTGTAGTCTGTAGAACATTTCATAGATCGTATTAGCAAGTACCAACTAAAATAACTTTGCAAAGTAAAGAAACTTACTTTGCCCACTAAGCTCTTATCTTAATAACACATTATCTTAATCAAATGAGTATTGTATGTAGTAGCAAAATGCTCAGTTCAATTCTTTTCCATAACTTAAGTTGTTAAAACTATTTTATGTACTTTTCATCTCAATCTCAATGAGTTTATCAAGTTTCCTCGAGCAGTTTGCAAATAGCATCAGTTCATCAGTTTGCAAATAGGCTAGTTATGTGTACCTTCTGATGTTTTCTTAATTTGTTGATTTCTAGGACCCTAGGTTTCAGCCTGATATGTCAAGCACATACGACCCATTAAAATGCAATGTTGATTGTACATGCGACAAGGAGAATATGCAGTGTCTTTATGAGAGGCAGTATGCCGAAATGAGCTCCAGCAGCGGGTTGCTTGGGGTGGATTTTATATCATTTGGCAAAGAAAGTGCACTTAAGCCACAACGTGCTACTTTTGGCTGTGAAACTTCTGAATCAGGTGATTTGTTCAGTCAACATGCTGATGGCATAATGGGACTGGGCCGTGGCCAGCTCAGTATCATGGATCAGCTTGTTGACAAAGGTGTTATAAGTGATTCATTTTCTTTGTGCTATGGTGGTATGGATATTGGTGGGGGTGCAATGGTTCTTGGTGGAATCACACCACCTCATGGCATGATTTACGCCCGTTCAAACCCTGGACGCAGGTATAGTAAATCATCAGTTTTAGCAATGGTCAAGCTTAAAGAGTTCCTCTGCAATTACATTTGATACAATTCCCACGTTTACTCTAGTTTTGGGATGGAAACAGCCCATATTACAACATCGACCTGAAGGAAATTCATGTAGCTGGCAAGCCGTTGCGATTAAATTCAAAGATATTCAATGGCAATCATGGAACTGTATTGGATAGTGGAACCACATATGCTTATCTACCAGAGGAGGCTTTCAGAGCATTCAGAGATGCTGTAAGTTTCCGCTCCACCTATATAAAGTATTCTAGTTTCATTTGAAAAGTATGTGTTAGTTATCAATGATCCATTGACACTCTATGATGCCTCCACTGCCTTTGGGAATTATACAGATGCCTAAAGTAAATCATCCTACGTTGGTCATCAACCTATATATGAATTTACTTTCTAAAGAAAATTTTGGGTATCAAATCACATCAATGAAAACTtgaaatctgcatgttatacaaGCTTTCTTTGATGTGTTAGATCTTGAAAatgatgtattttaataattaataccATTAAGTATTTAACTTGCTCTGCTGTTCCTATTCATCTGCCCATGTATGTAAAGTATGTGTTAGTGGCATTATGTTCATCAGAAACTTGAATGTGTGCTTATTTCTTGAATACTACTTAAAATTTCATATGGTTGAAGACAAAAGTGGAGTTGGCTTATTTAGAACAAAACTTGTAAATCAACTAAAGTAAGGCATTTGCAGAGTTTTAGGAAGAGATTATCATTTGAATATGACATATAGGCCCAGGAACATGTTCTTATTTTTgttttgtaataaaaatattcacTGAGCATTCAGCATTGTTCACTTGTGgttgaatatttttataaataaaattagaaaaattcaTTACATCAAATGACATACATAACGCTCACATGTAGACTTGAACTTGAGACCTATCACTTTGTGCAAGAATGTATTAACCAACTCAGATGTCTTAATAAAAACACTTGTGGTTGAATCTTGAAGTTTATTTATTTCCAATTTATAAAGGCTTCATTAGTTCTTGCGATAATTCTAGAAGAAATCTTCTTACTCACTGAGCATTATGGATGTTTTGCTTATTATAGTCGGTTGTTGATCTTGATTCACTTCCTATTCCTCCAAAAAGCTTAATCCACTTAAGTTTTTATGATAATTGTAGAACAATATTCTACCCACCAAGCAATAGGCATTGTCTCTATCATGTGGTTAATTTTTGTTTTTGATGCTTCCTGATCCTTCCTAAAGCCTCACGCTTTTAGATACCATTCTTCACTTTATGCTGTTCAGCCTTTGTTGTCAGTTTCCTGTTCTGACCACCGTCAAGTTGAATTTCATTCTTTAACAACTTCCTCGGATATTTTTGGTTCAAATGCTTTTCTCAATCCGTGATTTTGTTGCTTAGAAATGTTGTAATTATAACTAAGCAGATTTTTTTGGATCAAATGCAAAATGTGAATCATATTTGTTTACTCTCCATGGATCTGGATAATGTAGGGAGCTTTGTTTCCATTCCTTATCCCTAATTTTGGCATAGGTATTGTTGTTAGTTTGTGGGATAGCTAGTCATTTTCATGATACTGGCATTTATTATGAGTAGAATCTCAATGTATTAGTTTGTAATGTTTTGAATTAATTATTTCTTGATAAATATCTGTTCGTTACAGATGATGAGTAAGCTACATTCTCTGAAGCAAATTCGTGGACCAGATCCAAACTATAAAGATATTTGCTTTTCAGGTGCTGGAAGGTAATGCACCTATTTTGGAGTAAGCAAATTTTGATGTATgtttaattatatgatatgtaccATGTACTGAAGAGCTACATTAAATGTTTCCAGTGATGTTTCAGAACTCTCGAAGACCTTTCCTGAGGTTGAAATGGTATTTGGAAATGGACAAAAGCTTTCTCTTTCTCCAGAGAATTACTTGTTTCGGGTAATATTGTTAGTTCTGTCATTAAGGAAATGTAATATTGGTGCCATTAAGATGTAGGCGATTCGGATTGATCTGAGTAGCTGAtttgttttattttccttttccatTTTCATGTTCTAAAATAAAGCACTCAAAGGTTCGTGGTGCTTATTGCCTCGGTGTCTTTCAAAATGGAAAAGACCCAACAACACTTTTGGGTGGTATGACTTTTGATAATTGATGATTTAGTCCATATTTGTAATGTATGCTTTTTTTGAGCTTTACTTGTACCATCTAGATCACTATAATGTAGTTATCTTATCAGTAATCAAAATTAAGGGACTTTAATCTGCTTTTCACTCGGAGCCTGATTAATTTCAAACTTCATTCACAAATTTAAATGTTACATCTTATTGGCTTGACAGATTTAGTTCATCTGACAGGAATCGTTGTCCGCAATACTCTTGTAACCTATGATCGTCAGAATGAAAGGATTGGATTCTGGAAAACTAACTGTTCTGTGTTATCGGAGAGATTACATAGTAATGAAGCTCCTGCACCGGCACCTTCAGTTTTCTCTGGTTCCAATTTAAGCATAGAAGAGTCACCAGCTCCTTCTCCTATTGGACTAGTGGACTCTGTACTAGCAGGTTTGTAAGTCTGCCTATTTGCATATGACTTTATTTAGCTCTGAATTTTCACCCTGCAGAATTCATCTAGGTTTAAACATGTAGGATTGTGattaaaattctttcatgattatATTAGATAATCTAATCATTGCAAGAACAACCATCATCTGGATATGGAAATATGCTTTTAGTGATATTTTATTCCCATTTCACGAAGTATGATTGGGCTTCTGCAATCAGATTACCCATTCTTATTATCGTTTTCAGGTCAATTCCGAGTGGGGGTCATAACCTTTGACATGTTCTTGAATATTTCTTATGTGGACCTTGTGCCCCACATAAAGGAACTAGCAGAGCTAATAGCAAACGAGTTGGAGGTTGCTTCAGATCAGGTGGAGTAAACTATTGTATTCTGGGCCATGGTCTCATGAAAAAGTTCCATCCTTGTTGTGTGTGGTCTACATCATGGCCATGTTCATGACAATAGGCTCCTAGGCAGTAAGGAAGGATCATGGGGCAGCAGCACTATTTATTTTCCAATCTTGTTATTACATCTTTCATTTTTTGTTGTTTTAAAGTTATTTAAGAACTTGCTTTAAAATCTCTTTGTGGTTACAGGTTCATTTTATGAATAATACCGATAATGGGAATGGTACCTTGATAAGATGGGCTATTTTTCCCGAAGGATCCTCTAGTTCATTCTCTAATTCAACAGCAATGGTAATGTCATCATCTGATATCACAGTTAATATTATGTTGCAGAATTTCTTTATTTATGAGATAAAAGGAAATTGAGAACTTTCGTTTTCTGATGCAGGGAATAATATCTCGGTTGACTGAACACCGTGTTCGCCTTCCTGAAAATTTTGGAAGCTATAAATTGGTTGAATGGAATCTTGAGCCTCCTTCGAGAAGGTGCTGAAACTATTGGCTAATTTTTTTCTTGTTcgtatattttattaataatcatgcttcattttattaAACTGAGGTGTCTGCCTCATAAAAAGCTATCTAAAAATCTAAATACCAAGTACATGCAGTTTTTTGTCCGCTAGGAAGCTATCAAGTAAATTTTACAAtggttttacttttataattgtgAAACAAAAACTAAGAATCTGTTATTGAAGTAAAAGAAGTTCCTTTTGCAAAGGGCACAACAGTTTAATTTCGGAAAAGCTATAAAGGAATTCCATTTGTACATGTAACAATCTTTGACAGGATAAATTATTGAAGTAAAAGAAGTAGAAGCAAGAGAAGTAATAGTGAACAGATAAATATATGGATTGATGACTGTACATATAATGCATCATCATGTGCTAAATGCTTCTAGTACATGCTTTGATGTGCTTACTAAAAGAAGTCCTTCATGAAAACTTGATGTTTCACTCACTCCTTGCATTCGTTTTATGCTTCTTTCTAATGTTATCATCTGCTGTGTCGTTACTGAGTCCAGTGTCTTCCATGAGATTTAGTTGAATTTTGTATTTCCCAATCACCGATAATACAACTGTTATGCAGATCATGGTGGAAGCGACATTTGGTTGCTGTAGCAATCGGTGTTTCCATGCTGCTGCTGCTTAGCTTCTCAACCTTCCTGGTTTGGTACATGCGGAGACGGAGAATTAGAGGGCCGGGTGCATACAGGTCAGTGGATGATGCTGTTCCAGAACAAGAACTCCAGCCTATGTGAGATCATGCCTTTTTAATTCAAGAAGCAGCCATGTAGATTCTACACCAGCAAAAGTATGATGAGATCAGAAGTCCACATAATTTTGCTCAAGCATGTTGCTGCCTGAAGTAGTACTCTTAGCTCAGCTGACAGAGGAATATGTGGCTGGAACCAGATGCAGATGAGGAGCTGCTCCTCCATTGGCTGATGATGCCAGTCTCTTTGtcactctttctttttctcttctcttttcttggAAAGAATCGATACACGAGAATGAATGAGACCCATCTTAGATCTGATTATGTATCTGCTTGTATAATCTAACATTACCAATCAAAACAACAGGGCTGTTGGCGACTTGAATTTTGCAGTACATAAGTGGATGAGATCTATTGATCTCATGTTCCTTCTCATTTGCACTGAAGAATTCACTTTTGACCGAGTGAATTCTCGTGAGAAACACTTGGAAGCAAAAGAATTCACCTGGAAAGGTGGAAAGGAAGACCCCCTTTTGCCGTCCTCGCAAAAGCTTCATCGCATCGCATCGCATCGCATCTTCACCGGAGACCCACAACGGCAGGCAAGCCACAGGACATCCAACAATGACGATAACCTAATCACGCCACTTCCCGAGACAAGCTTACTGCCACGCCAACGGTCACCGCAAGCCCGTCGCCCTTTCTTGAAGTCCCAATCAAGAAAAGGTGAGTAAACTCGCAGTAAAAGCTCGCAACGGCAGGGAAAGGTGGGGGCCCACGACAGGGGTCAGGAACCGTTGGCGGAAAGCTAGCAACCTATACCATTACTGTACCACCTAAACCCGTCTGTTACCTCCTTCGAACCGGAATCCCGTCACCCCCGCGGCCGCGGGACCCGAGCGCGTTAATCCTGCCGAGCTGGCGTCCTGACTCCCCCCATGTGCTGCTGCGCCCCCGTGAAGCGTACTCTCTTTGCCCTCTGTTTAGCTATTTATCGTCACCCGTTGGATCAGTCACTCCTCGCTTCACTAACGCTCTTCACCCAtctccctctccttcttcttctcgatGGATCGCCTCCGAGCAGTCTTCTGCATCGCCCTCCTCTGCCTCGCGGCCTCCGACTCCGCCGCACAGTCCCCCGCGGCCGCTCCCACCACCTCCGCCGCTGCCCCCTCCAAGTCGGCCACACCGGCACCCGCCAAAGCTCCCACCAAGCCCACCACCCCAGCCCCCGCTGCCGCGCCCACCAAGGCAGCCACCCCCTCCATCGCCCCCGTAGCCGCTCCCACCACCACGCCCCCCGCCACGGCTCCCACCACACCTGCTCCTACCACCCCCGCCACCGTCGCGGCCCCCGCCAAGGCGCCCTCGGCGGCAACCCCGACCTCGACGCCGCCGTCGCCGGCGCCGGTGACGTCCCCGCCCGCACCTCCGCCAACTACGTTGCTGCCTCCCGCGGCTTCCCCCATCCCATCGACCCCGGTCCCGGCCGCGGCGCCGCCGAAGGTCGCGGAGACGCCCGCCCCAACGccgagcaagaagaagaagaagaagacgaagaagcacGCCGCTGCCCCCGCTCCGGGCCCTCCGGCTCCGTCCTCCGAATCACCGGCTAGCTCGTCCGAGGCTGCCTCCCCGGGACCCAGCGTCGCCGCCGACCAGAcagtactctttctctctctctctctctctctctctctctccacatatATGAACACGCACACAAAAACCTAGATCCGACGAACCATGCTCACGATAGCCTACATTTGCGATGTTTCTACTAACGTGCGCCGATAGCCCGCGGTGTACCGAAGCCGTTTGCATTTAATGCTGGAAAGGCAACGCCGCACGGCGCATTTTAGCCGAAACAAAAGGCATTTTTGCTAATGTACGCACGCGAAGCAGAAGCACTGCATCACATCACAGGCTCTACTTGATTCATCAAAGTAAGGGAAGCGATCACAAGCAGACAAATCTaacgctttctttttcttctgtgcAACGATGCAGAGTGGTGCAGCGACGGCA from Musa acuminata AAA Group cultivar baxijiao chromosome BXJ1-3, Cavendish_Baxijiao_AAA, whole genome shotgun sequence encodes the following:
- the LOC135626770 gene encoding aspartic proteinase 36-like, which gives rise to MARARDRVAPLSFLPGLLFLASLAAGDGSPEPFLQTLTGGGVPSAMVLPLVLSYANSSRRSNVGRRFGRRQLQREDPSTATARMRLYDDLLTNGYYTTRLYIGTPPQKFALIVDSGSTVTYVPCSSCEQCGNHQDPRFQPDMSSTYDPLKCNVDCTCDKENMQCLYERQYAEMSSSSGLLGVDFISFGKESALKPQRATFGCETSESGDLFSQHADGIMGLGRGQLSIMDQLVDKGVISDSFSLCYGGMDIGGGAMVLGGITPPHGMIYARSNPGRSPYYNIDLKEIHVAGKPLRLNSKIFNGNHGTVLDSGTTYAYLPEEAFRAFRDAMMSKLHSLKQIRGPDPNYKDICFSGAGSDVSELSKTFPEVEMVFGNGQKLSLSPENYLFRHSKVRGAYCLGVFQNGKDPTTLLGGIVVRNTLVTYDRQNERIGFWKTNCSVLSERLHSNEAPAPAPSVFSGSNLSIEESPAPSPIGLVDSVLAGQFRVGVITFDMFLNISYVDLVPHIKELAELIANELEVASDQVHFMNNTDNGNGTLIRWAIFPEGSSSSFSNSTAMGIISRLTEHRVRLPENFGSYKLVEWNLEPPSRRSWWKRHLVAVAIGVSMLLLLSFSTFLVWYMRRRRIRGPGAYRSVDDAVPEQELQPM
- the LOC135626776 gene encoding lysine-rich arabinogalactan protein 18-like, yielding MDRLRAVFCIALLCLAASDSAAQSPAAAPTTSAAAPSKSATPAPAKAPTKPTTPAPAAAPTKAATPSIAPVAAPTTTPPATAPTTPAPTTPATVAAPAKAPSAATPTSTPPSPAPVTSPPAPPPTTLLPPAASPIPSTPVPAAAPPKVAETPAPTPSKKKKKKTKKHAAAPAPGPPAPSSESPASSSEAASPGPSVAADQTSGAATARGLLVWVMALLLGFAVVLA